The genomic DNA AGGATGATGTATATGTGAAAAGAATCAGAAGGGTGATGGTGGCTTTGGACAAGTCAGAGGCGGCACAAATGGCTTTAGAGGTAACATTGTACATGTTAAAGGACTACCCCGAGGCAACCCTATATTTGGCCAGGGTAAATCCAGACATGGAGCCGGATGTACAATTGTCAGAGAAGGAAATGGAACAAAATCCAATCCTCGAGCCGGCATTCCAGAAAGCCAAGCGTCTGGGCATTCCCACCAAATGTGTTGTAAGAGGCGGAAGGCCAGCCAGGCAAATCTGTCAGATGGTGGACGATTATAACATCGACCTGTTGGTCTTGGGCTCACCAGACCGTCGTCCTTCTATTGCTAAATCCCTGGTAGACTTGGATCGTCTCCTGGGTAATTCCCTCTCTGACTATGTGCGTGTCCATGCCAACTGTCCAGTCATGTTAGTACGTAAATAGGGGCCGCCAACCAGTAATCTCCACAACCCAGTTTGTAGATGTTGAACCATTGTCTATAAACTGGGAACTATAAGTCCATATCTTATTATCCTATAGGAACGAATTTTATGGGTTTAGGCGAACGCATTAACAGACTCCTGGGCAAGACTAGATATGTAGTATCTCGTATCATGGTACATTTACAGGGACAAGAGGCGGCCCCCCTGTTGGGAGTGTTAAACCAAAATGCCCTCCGCGCCATTGAAGCAGAAGGGGATATGGAAGTGATGGGGGAATGTTTGGTGAATGTATGTGAGGCCCTGTTACAATATGAACCCTACTGGCATAGTGCCGCCAATGAGGGAGATGTCTTCTGGGAAGAAAGTCAAGCCGGGGATTACGTCACCGAATTATTTACTGACTCCGCCCAACGCTACCTGGCTAACCCCGAGTTAATCGAAGAGGTAGGGGAAAACACACCTCTGTCCCTCCCCGTTACCGAAAACATCGTGGTTATGATCACAGTAGGCTTTGAAGGCGAAGTGCCGGAAATTGAAACAGACTTGGCCCAAAGGGCCGCCCTTACCAATGGGCTCAAAGCCCTCATCAGTCTCCACTACAAACAACAATACCGGGCTATCGCCATTCACTATTCCCCTGCTAGACTAGGAGAGGTACTCACCTCTGAGCAAGTCTTACTCAATTTCCCTGAACTGATACCCTTATAAAACCATGTCTAAGAGAATTCTGGCCATTCTTATCTCCCTGTGTCTCTGCCTTTCTACTACTGCCTGCACTACCACCAGTAGCACTTCCACCGAGGGAACTAATACCAGTCTCATGGACAATACCAATTTCCCCAGAAATAACATCCCTGACGGCAGGTACGAAGTATTACAAGCATCCTTCGACGACCTGGATGGACAATACACCCTGATGTTGTTAAATACCCCCTCCGGCAGCAATTCAGTATATCGCACCAACAACCTCCGGATGGCTAGGCTAACTGACGAACAAATCAAAGAGGGGCAAAAAACCTATGTGGAAATCAGGGGAAATGAGGCCACCATGTATCTGACACCAGACTTCAAGATTGAATACATCCACAACGAGACCCAAACCACTACCAATCCAGAAACTGGCAAACAAGAAACCGTCATAGTCAGACAGCAATCCGGATTCTGGGCGCCCTTTGCCGGAGCCTTGGCCGGGGAAGTGCTGGGTAATCTATTATTTACCCCTCAGTACTACATACCGCCAGCCTATTCCCCCGGGGTGCCCCTCACAGGATTTGGGGGATATGGTAGCACCTATGACATGGCAGTGGAAAGATACCGCAGTCAGTACAATAGCATCCCCTTAGTGGAGAAAAACCGTCAAGTCTTCCGCACTGCCGGCACCATCAAAAACAGTCCGGGCTCTGGTATTACTCGCGTAAGACCAGATGGCACCAAGGCCACTGGTTCGGGATTTGGAGCCAGCAATCTGAAAACCAGTGGCAGCTCCAGCCGCCTCAGACAGCCCAGTAGCAGTAGCTTCGGCAGTAGCAGAAGTGGCGCCTACAGGGCCATCCCTCGTAGAAGTGGTGGTTTTGGTAGTCGTCGTCGTTAATTGCCGTTGTCAACTGCTGTGGGGAATACCCCCCGGGGGTTACTATGTCAACCTCCTATAGGGCTTTCCCCCTCAAATTAAATTTATATCCGAAACCCGGGCCGTGGCCTTCGACTAATTCCGCCGGGTGTCGGTCAATTTTTGTTATAAATCTTTACATGCTTGTTTAAAATTACATACTTGTTTAAAAGTTTTAACACGACGTAATAGCTACTCCCCCCCATGAGAATTCACATTGCCGAGGATAAGGCGGGTTTTTTGCAGTCTCTTGTACTAACTGGCGACAATCCCCAAGGGGTTTTTCTCACCTATGCGGATGCCGTTGTTTTTGCCGCCTCCCTGGGAATACTTTATCACCATCGAGTTGCTTTGACTAGGATTGCAAAAGAACCCTCCCCTATTAGTATAGAAATTTTTGTCTCCAGAGGTTATGGTTATCTGTTTTCCCTGTTAAAATTTAGCGGCGATTGTCACGATGGCCAGTATGATAATTTTAACAACGGGGGGGCGATGGGAGAGGATAATATACGCTTGTTTGAGGAATATGCCAACGGGGGGTTAGAAATCCTACAACAGAAACTAAAGGGGGCTATAGACTATACTGAAAGAATACTACTGATGATTTCCCGGGAAGGGAAATTTGATGTCCCTGCCCCGCCAACGGACTTCGATTTGCGATACTTTCTCTCCTAGTTTTGTGGGAATATCCCTATGCCATTATGAATCCTAGCCGCCGTTTCCGGGGAGCGGTCTATTATAGCTCCTCCTAAATACAATTGTGTTGAACTGCCTCCATCCAGGTTTAACGCCGACACTGCCCCCATTCTCCTCATTATCTCAGTCAATTCTAACAAATTAGGTCCTACCCCGCCAATCCGATTATGTACTGCTACTAACATAATCCGCCCTTGTTTGTCAACAGCTACCACACTACGAGAGGCTTTTTGATTAGCAAAGGCGGCGTTAAATTTCTCCATTTCTGGATTTAAGACAGCCCGATTATTTAATAGCAAAAGTGGCCCCGCCCCAACGATATAGGGATAGTTAATCAAGTTTTCTGGGATGGTGTTGGTTGTGATTGTTATCCTATCACCTATGGATATTTTATCCGCCATATTTTTGGCTTTTCTAAATACTAGTAGGTAGCCGTTTTCGGGGATATTAACTGTTATGTCTCCGGCATTATTGCTGATTATTTTGTCTTCCACCCTGTCGTTTCTTACCACCACCACTATTTCTCCGTTGCTGAGAGGAGTGTAGCTATTTCCCCAACGAGGAGTATAACGGGCCAATCCTGATTGGATATAACCGCTGTTGATGTAGTAATTAGTCAGTTTATCTCCCCTCCCTATGCTAATTGTTTCCACTAGTTGAAGCCTGGAAAATTTAACACCACCCCTTTTGTCCCAGGCAAATACACCTCTGTTTAAGATTGGGCTAGATAACCATTCATTCTCGTATTTAATCGCCCCCAAGGGAAGTTGGTTATTGCGATTGAAAAAGCCCCCGTTTATTCCTGCTATTATGCCCCAACTTTCTGCAAATCTTTTTAGGCTTTCCGTGCCAATTACTGTATTCTGATTAGGTAAAATCGGTGTTATTTTTAACTGGCTACTACGGGGGTTGATGGTAATATATGACACCAAAAAATAATCTGTGTTATTGTTAATGCCAACATATCTGCGACTGTAGAAAATGTCCCTATGCCAACTTATGTCCCGGGGGAAAATAGCGTCTTTTCTGATGTCCACTTGGAGGACATTGTTGCTGGAAGTGGTTACCCTTAAGTTATGAAATTCCGGTAGATTGACAGATATAATAGTATTGTTTTCTTGGACAGAAATGGTAAATAACCCTCCCTTTTGTTGACTGTTATTATTGGTTTCATTCCCCTCCTCTTCTTTTATGGTAGAAACAGAGTCATCGGGAGATGGCGGTGGAGATATTAATTTTGGACTGGGCTGACTATTGATGATAGTGATAATACCGACTCCCCTCCCTTGGGTTACCTGGAAAAGGGCAGGCTGACTCAATTGAATTACGATTCTTCTTCCCCAATTGTCTGCCGACTCATAAGCATCTTCAACTGTTGCTATTCCTGATTTTATTAGTAAGGTATTGTTAGCCTCTTCTAGGAAAATGGGGGAGTTTTTAAAGATGTTGGTGACGTCGATGTAGCGGAAAGGCGGAACAAATTTAACGGGGATATTACCACTGAAATTAAACCAACTAACTGACTGAGTTTGTGGATTAAAACTGCTGTTCAACTCTATCCCTAATAACGACTCTGCCGCCATGTCTGCTAAGCCAAAGTGTTTCCCACTTCCATCTTGCCAGACCATCCAAGGAAGATTAATTCTCCTGTCACCAATTATCACCTCTTTTCCTTGTATTACCGGCTGATAATTCTGGGCATAAACCGGAGGAGATAGAAATAGGTTAAATCCATTGAATCCAGTGAGGAAACCGGAGATACTCAAACCCGTAAGAAACCACAGCAAAAACCTAAATCTAAATAATTTTCTCGTCAGCATAATAACACAGGATAAGTTGGGGAATATTAAAAACACTACAATTTAAAAACAACAGAAAAGGGGGGGATATTGAAAATACAAACAAACCCCCGTCCTTTTTCAAGTTCAATACTTGGAATGAACAAAAAACACCTGTTAGAAATTATCCTTCATACCTCTTAAACGAGCAAAAACCCTCTCAGGTTCCTGCAAGCCTATGGTAGATTTTATGTTAGGGTCGTCCCAACGTAAGAAGGGATTGGTCAACTTTTCCAAACCAATAGTAGAGGGGATGGTGGGGAGATTTTTTTTCCTATCCTCTACCACCTGTTGGTATCTTTGTCGTAGAATCTCATTGTGCCGGTCTACAGTAAGGGCGAACTGAAGATTCTTGAGAGTGTACTCATGGGCACACCAAACCCTAGTAGAATCGGGGAGACTCCTCAGCTTGTTCAAAGATTGTACCATCTGTGCAGGAGTCCCCTCGAACAAACGGCCACAGCCTCCGGCAAAAAGAGTGTCACCACAGAATAATTCCCCCTCCTCCCCCTCGGTGGGAGGGAAGTAGTATGCAATATGCCCCTTCGTGTGACCCGGTAGATGGTAAACATAGGCTTTTCTACCCCCAAATTCCACCGTGTCTCCCTCTTGCAAGAACACATCCTGACGTGGTATTCTCCCCTTATCCTCCCTGCCACCATACACAGTAGCCTGGGGGAATCTGGCCAACAACTCCTGGTTTCCACCTACGTGATCCCAATGATGGTGAGTATTGAAAATGGCTATCAATTCTGCTCCTAGTTTGTCTATCTCTCTTAATACAGGCCTAGCTACAGAAGGGTCTACTACAGCTACCTGTTTACTATGACTGTCGTACAACAAGAAGACGTAATTGTCACTCAATACCGGGATGGTAAGAATTTCCATATAAAATATCCCAAAAATCGCTATGGCATTCTATGAGTCATTGTAGTGTGAGCTTAAAAAGAGATGGATTAATTAACTAATTCCGAGGGGTGAAAGACTATGGCTTGATGCCAGAAGACACTTTATGGTAGTATCTTTCCACCAGGATAATAGCAACAATGTCATCAATGGGGCGAGGGGGTATTCTTAAGCCGGGAGGGATAAGTCTGACTAATCCCCCAGGAGGATACATCTGCCAGTAGCGACTTCTAGCCTCCAAAGTTGTGTTTGTTTCATCCACTAATTCTAGGGGAATAGATAAACCTAACTCCTCTTTCAGCCGCTTTTGCCACTGTTTGGAAGTGGTTAGATTACCCATGACAATCCTTTCCAGGGGAAAGTGACGAGATAAGGCGGCAATGGTGGGAATCACCTCGTCACTGGAGACCACTTGGTGATACAATGGGACAGAATTGGCATCTAAGACAGCTAAGCCACACTTGTCTCTGCCAGGATCAAATCCTAAAACTGCCATGATATGATACCAAGATTATTTGGGCCTGTGTTAGAATTCCTATTTCCACTTACAACCTTCCCCCAACCCCTACTTAACTGAAATATGGGATAATAGTTGTATTCAGACGAAATAGAATGACAACTCCCCCATTGGTTTTGTTTGTCCTAAAATCTTAAACTAAGAGTAGCAAGAATATAGTACTAGTATAACAAGCCGCATGTTCCAGGAATTACTACACCCCTCCATTGAGTTTGGAATTGACACTTTCTTTCTAATCATCATCCTCGTTGCCTTGGAAGCCGTTTTGTCGGCGGATAATGCCATAGCCTTAGCCTCCATTGCCAAGGGTTTGCCGGAAGCCAAGCAGCAACGTTATGCCTTGAATATAGGACTTTTGATGGCCTATGTGTTGAGGATAACCCTAATTATAACTGCCGCCTGGGTAATCCAGTTTTGGCAGTTTGAACTGTTGGGGGGATTATATCTATTATGGCTAACATTTAGATATTTTTTTGGTCACCCTGCCGGAGGGGCGGAGGGGGAAGAAACCTCCAGTCTTGATTTTAAACATTTATGGCAGGCAGTACCTATTATAGCCTTTACCGATTTAGCCTTTTCCCTAGATAGCGTTACCACAGCCATTGCCGTTGCAGACGAGATATGGTTGATTATAGCAGGTGGGACTATTGGTGTGATTGCCCTTCGTTTCCTGGCAGGCTTGTTTATCCGTTGGATTCAAGAATTCACTCACCTGGAAGATGCCGGCTTTATTACCGTAGGGCTAGTGGGTTTTCGTCTTATACTAAAGGTAGCCTACCCCCTGTTGGTGCCGCCAGAATGGTTGATGATTACTATCATTACTATCATCTTCATTT from Geminocystis sp. M7585_C2015_104 includes the following:
- a CDS encoding pre-16S rRNA-processing nuclease YqgF; this encodes MAVLGFDPGRDKCGLAVLDANSVPLYHQVVSSDEVIPTIAALSRHFPLERIVMGNLTTSKQWQKRLKEELGLSIPLELVDETNTTLEARSRYWQMYPPGGLVRLIPPGLRIPPRPIDDIVAIILVERYYHKVSSGIKP
- the gloB gene encoding hydroxyacylglutathione hydrolase, encoding MEILTIPVLSDNYVFLLYDSHSKQVAVVDPSVARPVLREIDKLGAELIAIFNTHHHWDHVGGNQELLARFPQATVYGGREDKGRIPRQDVFLQEGDTVEFGGRKAYVYHLPGHTKGHIAYYFPPTEGEEGELFCGDTLFAGGCGRLFEGTPAQMVQSLNKLRSLPDSTRVWCAHEYTLKNLQFALTVDRHNEILRQRYQQVVEDRKKNLPTIPSTIGLEKLTNPFLRWDDPNIKSTIGLQEPERVFARLRGMKDNF
- a CDS encoding universal stress protein — its product is MLDKILYADSGTGHTQEMLKMLLEMPAFQHSQINILHVVPNVVSAEAFAEKWEEGGRIIANVIKNVGLDPTKVVTILKQGDPKDVVCETAKEINADLIIMGSRGLKRLEAILENSVSQYVFQLTDRPMLLVKDDVYVKRIRRVMVALDKSEAAQMALEVTLYMLKDYPEATLYLARVNPDMEPDVQLSEKEMEQNPILEPAFQKAKRLGIPTKCVVRGGRPARQICQMVDDYNIDLLVLGSPDRRPSIAKSLVDLDRLLGNSLSDYVRVHANCPVMLVRK
- a CDS encoding DNA phosphorothioation-associated protein 4, with protein sequence MRIHIAEDKAGFLQSLVLTGDNPQGVFLTYADAVVFAASLGILYHHRVALTRIAKEPSPISIEIFVSRGYGYLFSLLKFSGDCHDGQYDNFNNGGAMGEDNIRLFEEYANGGLEILQQKLKGAIDYTERILLMISREGKFDVPAPPTDFDLRYFLS
- a CDS encoding DUF1517 domain-containing protein; the protein is MGLGERINRLLGKTRYVVSRIMVHLQGQEAAPLLGVLNQNALRAIEAEGDMEVMGECLVNVCEALLQYEPYWHSAANEGDVFWEESQAGDYVTELFTDSAQRYLANPELIEEVGENTPLSLPVTENIVVMITVGFEGEVPEIETDLAQRAALTNGLKALISLHYKQQYRAIAIHYSPARLGEVLTSEQVLLNFPELIPL
- a CDS encoding phosphodiester glycosidase family protein, producing the protein MTRKLFRFRFLLWFLTGLSISGFLTGFNGFNLFLSPPVYAQNYQPVIQGKEVIIGDRRINLPWMVWQDGSGKHFGLADMAAESLLGIELNSSFNPQTQSVSWFNFSGNIPVKFVPPFRYIDVTNIFKNSPIFLEEANNTLLIKSGIATVEDAYESADNWGRRIVIQLSQPALFQVTQGRGVGIITIINSQPSPKLISPPPSPDDSVSTIKEEEGNETNNNSQQKGGLFTISVQENNTIISVNLPEFHNLRVTTSSNNVLQVDIRKDAIFPRDISWHRDIFYSRRYVGINNNTDYFLVSYITINPRSSQLKITPILPNQNTVIGTESLKRFAESWGIIAGINGGFFNRNNQLPLGAIKYENEWLSSPILNRGVFAWDKRGGVKFSRLQLVETISIGRGDKLTNYYINSGYIQSGLARYTPRWGNSYTPLSNGEIVVVVRNDRVEDKIISNNAGDITVNIPENGYLLVFRKAKNMADKISIGDRITITTNTIPENLINYPYIVGAGPLLLLNNRAVLNPEMEKFNAAFANQKASRSVVAVDKQGRIMLVAVHNRIGGVGPNLLELTEIMRRMGAVSALNLDGGSSTQLYLGGAIIDRSPETAARIHNGIGIFPQN